The Drosophila suzukii chromosome X, CBGP_Dsuzu_IsoJpt1.0, whole genome shotgun sequence DNA window attttttgccatttttcgaaaaaatgtgatgaaacccctacaaaaaatgagaaaattggtcaaaaaattaattttcctaaaaatgatgaggatcgttagcatattaagcaagctgttcaaaacagtcggtcttttagctgtacgccttaatttggctgagctacgatgcaaaaaccgaaaaaaaatttcgcatttttgacaaaaatctgaatttcgaatttttgacaaaaatttaaatccattttttcaccaaaaaagttcagtttttttggctgccataacaaaagtataagtcagaatgcggaatgtcatacctcgttgagctcgttgtttaatttccaatcgattggcattctaacctgaaaatttttcattttttgccatttttcgaaaaaatgtgatgaaacccctacaaatgagaaaattggtaaaaaaaataaattttcctaaaaatgatgagaattgttagcatattaagcgagctgttcaaaacagtcggtcttttagctgtacgccttgatttgactaaactacgactgaaaaactgTAAAGAAAACtcatatttttgacaaaaatctgaatctcgtatttttgaccaaaaaaaaatcacattttttcgccctcaaagttcacttttttggctgctataaaaaACGGTttgtacctaggaatgcatCCAGATGTACATAGGGTTGCACCCAGGTGTAGTTAGGGTTGCACCCAGgtgtacctagggttgcacccaggtgtacctagggttgcacccagatgtacctaggATTGCACTCCTTACAAAAAACGCGagattggtcaaaaaataatttttcctCAAAGTAATTGGGATTGTTAGCAGAGGTAGCAgatgttcaaaacagtcggtcttttagctgtacgccttaatttgactaaactacgaccaaaaaactggaaagaaaaatcgcatttttgactaaaatctgaatctcgtatttttgactaaatccctttttttttcaccaaaaaagttcagttttttggctgccataacaaaagtataagtcagaatgcggaatgtcatacctcgttgagctcgttgtttaatttccaatcgattggcattctaacctgaaaatttttcattttttgccatttttcgaaaaaatgtgatgaaacccctacaaaaaatgagaaaattggtcaaaaaatgtattttcctaaaaatgatgaggatcgttagcatattaagcaagctgttcaaaacagtcggtcttttagctgtacgccttaatttggctgagctacgatgcaaaaaccgaaaaaaattcagatttttgtcaaaaatgcgatttttctttccagttttttggtcgtagtttagtcaaattaaggcgtacagctaaaagaccgactgttttgaacatcTGCTACCTCTGCTAACAATCCCAATTACTTTGaggaaaaattattttttgaccaatctCGCGTTTTTTGTAAGGAGTGCAATcctaggtacatctgggtgcaaccctaggtacacCTGGGTGCAACCCTAACTACAcctgggtgcaaccctaggtacatctgggtgcaaccctatgtacatctgggtgcattcctaggtacaaACCGTtttttatagcagccaaaaaagtgaactttgagggcgaaaaaatgtgatttttttttggtcaaaaatacgagattcagatttttgtcaaaaatatgaGTTTTCTTTAcagtttttcagtcgtagtttagtcaaatcaaggcgtacagctaaaagaccgactgttttgaacagctcgcttaatatgctaacaattctcatcatttttaggaaaatttattttttttaccaattttctcattttttgtaggggtttcatcacattttttcgaaaaatggcaaaaaatgaaaaattttcaggttagaatgccaatcgattggaaattaaacaacgagctcaacgaggtatgacattccgcatactgacttatacttttgttatggcagccaaaaaactgaacttttttggtgaaaaaatggatttaaatttttgtcaaaaattcgaaattcagatttttgtcaaaaatgcgaaattttttttcggtttttgcatcgtagctcagccaaattaaggcgtacagctaaaagaccgactgttttgaacagcttgcttaatatgctaacgatcctcatcatttttaggaaaattaattttttgaccaattttctcattttttgtaggggtttcatcacattttttcgaaaaatggcaaaaaatgaaaaattttcaggttagaatgccaatcgattggaaattaaacaacgagctcaacgaggtatgacattccgcattctgacttatacttttgttatggcagccaaaaaactgaacttttttggtgaaaaaatggaattaaatttttgtcaaaaattcgaaattcagatttttgtcaaaaatgcgaattttttttcggtttttgcatcgtagctcagccaaattaaggcgtacagctaaaagaccgactgttttgaacagcttgcttaatatgctaacgatcctcatcatttttaggaaaattaattttttgaccaattttctcattttttgtaggggtttcatcacattttttcgaaaaatggcaaaaaaaaactgaacttttttggtgaaaaaatggatttaaatttttgtcaaaaattcgaaattcagatttttgtcaaaaatgcgaaattttttttcggtttttgcatcgtagctcagccaaattaaggcgtacagctaaaagaccgactgttttgaacagcttgcttaatatgctaacgatcctcatcatttttaggaaaattaattttttgaccaattttctcattttttgtaggggtttcatcacattttttcgaaaaatggcaaaaaatgaaaaattttcaggttagaatgccaatcgattggaaattaaacaacgagctcaacgaggtatgacattccgcattctgacttatacttttgttatggcagccaaaaaactgaacttttttggtgaaaaaatggatttaaatttttgtcaaaaattcgaaattcagatttttgtcataaatgcgaatttttttttcggtttttgcatcgtagctcagccaaattaaggcgtacagctaaaagaccgactgttttgaacagcttgcttaatatgctaacgatcctcatcatttttaggaaaattaattttttgaccaattttctcattttttgtaggggtttcatcacattttttcgaaaaatggcaaaaaatgaaaattttcaggttagaatgccaatcgattggaaattaaacaacgagctcaacgaggtatgacattccgcattctgacttatacttttgttatggcagccaaaaaactgaacttttttggtaaaaaaaaagggttcaaatttttctaaaaatacgaaattcagatttttctcaaaaatgcgaaatcttttttcggtttttgcatcgtagctcagccaaattaaggcgtacagctaaaagaccgactgttttgaacagcttgcttaatatgctaacgatcctgatcatttttaggaaaattaattttttgaccaattttcacatttttcgaaaaatggcaaaaaatgaaaaattttcaggttagaatgccaatcgattggaaattaaacaacgagcttaACGAAGTATGACATTCCgcattctgacttatacttttgttatggcagccagaaaactgaacttttttggtaaaaaaaagggttcaaatttttctcaaaaatacgaaattcagatttttctcaaaaatgcgaaatcttttttcggtttttgcatcgtagctcagccaaattaaggcgtacagctaaaagaccgactgttttgaacagcttgcttaatatgctaacgatcctgatcatttttaggaaaattaattttttgaccaattttctcatttttttgtaggggtttcatcacactttttcgaaaaatggcaaaaaatgaaaaatttgcaggttagaatgccaatcgattggaaattaaacaacgagctcaacgaggtatgacattccgcattctgacttatactttgtaatggcagccaaaaaactgaacttttttggtaaaaaaaagggttcaaatttttctcaaaaatgcgaaattttttttcggtttttgcatcgtagctcagccaaattaaggcgtacagctaaaataccgactgttttgaacagctggCTTAatttgctaacgatcctcatcatttttaggaaaattaattttttgaccaattttctcattttttcgaaaaatggcaaaaaatgaaaaatttgcagattagaatgccaatcgattggaaattaaacaacgagctcaacgaggtatgacattcctcattctgacttatacttttgttgtggcagccaaaaaactgaacttttaaggaaaatttaagGTATGAATTCCATCCAATGTATCCCATTTTGTGTCTTATGACAGCCAAAACTCCGAATTTTTAGCGATTTATGTAAAAAGTGATTAGTTTTCCATTTAACAAAAGGccatatataaaaatatatattttttcttaatttttattgGTTTGAGCATGCTAAAAATACTGAGTTACCTAATTAATTAAATACCGAATGCCTATCGATTAAAACCATCGACTACGTCTATCGAGAAACACACATCGCCGGAACAGGCGGGAAAtctgtgtttttgtttggcgacgtacatttttatttacatttgcTTGCATACTATTCCTCGATTATAATTtcaataaacaatttaaacaACCCGGAATAATGAGCAAGAAAGCAACACGAGGCAGCAAACCAAAACCCGATCCGGATGCGGAGAGATCTGCAAAAAAGACAACTGCTGCGGCGCTGAAAAAGGTGCTGTTTGTGTCGGAGGAACTGCTGCCCAAGGACGGGGACGATGGGCGCCTCCGGCTGGAGCGCTTTTTCCACCCTGGTCAGGGAAAGGAGGCTCTGTTCGTCACCCATCCCGACGGCCAGATGATGGAGCTGCTGGAGTACGCAGAGCCGCGTCGCAGTTGGCTGGTGAACAGCGAGGTGTGCTCGAATGGCAGGATCTACATGACCACGCCGGTGGATCCCACTCTCCTTGCCCTCCACCACCTCCGGAAGCATTGTGCGCAAAGTATGTTATATTTGCCCCCGTTCTTTGTATTAGCAATATTATAAATTAGCCAACATAATCTACTTTAAATAGGAGCAATGTCGCTGGACAACATTGCAGTGGAGGAGGCCAGCACCAGTCGGTTGCTCAACGAGATCCTCGACCCAGAGAGCCTAAAATGCGTGTCGGATGTGAAGAGCTCCGGCGACCAGAGATTCTATAAGTACAACCAAGAACGAACGTTGGCCTGGCTGGCCCTAAAGACGCGCCAGGTGGCGTCCATGCTCAAGGAGAAGCAAATCCACTGCGGGCACAGCGCTCAGTCGCAGAATTTTGTGCGGAGCGAGAAGCTGGCGTCGGAAAGTGTCACCAACGAAATGGACTACACACGCATGGCCTGCGACATTGTGGGGCGGTATTTGGATGCGGATCTTCATGGCCTGCTCACCGCCTATCTGCAAATTCCCAGCGAGATTCAGGCGATTGTCGAGGAGAAGGCTGCTGCCCAGAAGCGGAAATCCAAGGCGGGCAAGGACGAGGGCACCGACTCCAAAAAGATCAAGCTAAATGACAGCGATGCCGCCGCCAAGCTAAAGAGCAGCGGTCTGGTGGACAGCGAAGCCGATCCCAATGTCAGCATCACATCGCCCACGCCGACTCCGCTGAAGGAGCGCTCGCTGACCGCCAAGGAGAAGGCCCTGGCCAAGGGCGCCAAGGGAACCAAGAGCATTGCCTCGTTCTTCAAAGTAAAATAGATTTAGGTCACTCATAAGTTAATCATAGGCTTTCACTTTTACTCACATTGGCTCATTAATTCGCGTACTTTACCTATTAccaatgtttaattttttacaaTCAATATAATTCTATTAGTTTTCATTCactcatttttattaaaagttaaaatagaatttttttttctggttCTTAAGATAGATCCGATTAATTATTTTAGAACGTAATCTAAAATGGAATAAATAGATTTATACATTAAacagtttatttttgtttttaaactgATCTAAGTTAAACATTTATGTACTTAAATCTTTTCAACTAATCTGGATTTAAAAACCGCGCCCATTGAGCGCATGCGCTCTTTAATCATCCCTCTTCCTTCCACTTGGTAAATTATTATCAGCTGTTAAGGGTTGTCAGGCTTATATAGATTAGATTGGCTTAGGGTTTTTCTAGCCTAAATTTAGTGTTTTTACTACATTTTGAAGGTATATTAATAGACACCTAAaggcagaaaaaaagaattgtAAAGTAAAATATAATACTACCAAGGATTTATTTGCATTGCCAATACTTTGTATTCACCAGgatttattatttttcgcaTTCAACTAATCGAGTTTAAAAAAACAGAAGTGTACAGTTTCGAATCACTTTAAATTGaccctaaaagtatgctgtaAGAAATAAAATCTGGAATTCCGGATAAGATTGGTAGATTCAAAGATACTGCAGCATACGTTTAGGctcttataaaaaaaaatggtttcATTTTTCACGAGTGGGGTGGCAACCCTGGCCGTCAGTTCAAAAGCTGTTGGCTCCTTTGTTTCCGTTTTTGTCGCTCAGTTGTTGCTGTGCGCGCTCCCACGTTCGAGGCTAACGGTAAATTCCGCTTTGCGCTGTGATTCGCATTTCACCACCCCCCATTTCCCAACCCCGCATTCGTATatcctgctcctgctgctgctgttgttgttgttttctaTATGCCTTAAATTTTCGGCTTAACAACAATTACAGCGGTTATATTAGCACATTTTGCCCACCTTCCAGTGTTTGCTTTCCCGTTAtagaaattaaattgtaaacgATTGAAAAAAGAGAGAGAGTGGCGTCACACGAAAAGAAAATTTTCTTTGGCGTCGCCGAGGTGTTTGTGTATGTGCGAGTGCGCtggtgtgtgtgcgtgtgtgtgctGGTGCTCTCTTGTGTGATTGTGTTAGTTGGCGTggcaataaaataataataatacaatcATCAGTTAGCAACAAATTCTCTCTTCTTCTCATctgcagcagcaggagcagcaacaacaacaaacgcAACGCACAAAAGCATGCTACGCTAAATTGCATTTGGCGTCTGTCAAGGACAAAACAAAACGCTGTTTGTGTGAGTGCAAccgcaacaacaataacaatagcAACAACAGCATGTGGCACAAATAACGGAACTGCAAAGTATCAACAGCAAGGGAAGAAAGCAGAAAAAAACTAGATaggaaaacaaaacaaagggAAGGAACAAATCACACACACGAGGGGTAAAAAACTAAGGAGAAAAAAACAAACGGAGGCtgcaaaaataagaaaaaaaaaggagaaaaagGGAGAggcaacacacacacacacacttacCCCCGCCCCCTTCACATCCGCCATCCAGGACATTTGGCGCCAGCTTGGGCAGCGACTGCGACGTCGACCGAGGCAGCGGCCGAGAACCATGTGTCTCCATCCCTCTCACTCTTACACAATTGCGCTGCAGTGGCTCGTGCTCTCCTTGTCCCTCCTGTTGGCGCTGCTGCCAGCGAACGTAAGTGCTCATCATTTCATCAATGTTGCAATCGAAAACAACAACTTCAAATCAGCATATTTATTTTGGGGgacaaaatatattataaaatatcttttaaatttaattttctagAATATCCTTTTAGGAAAACCTTTATTTTGCTTTCCTTATTATTTATGACATCTGTAAGAAATTgacttattttaaaaataataagtGTAGGGCATTTGTTACTTCGATTTCCTTGAATTCCATCTGTGggataaaaaaaagataacGAATAAACAAGGACGCATCAATGTTGCATGCACctttgcattttaatttaattgcttTGCATTCCCAACGGCAATAAATGCATTTAATATTCTCACATTTCTTTCGCTCTTTTAAGCACATAAATAAAGTATAAACTCAGAACAGTGGAGACTCACTATGGACGACCGTTAAATAAGATGgtatttttaattatgttATAATAAGTCGAATAGATAATGCAATTAAATTGATGGACTTTGACTGTATTGTattaattgaaatattttaaatgaaaaatatttatcacAATGCTCAAGAATTCGCGTtctatttttttgaatttcaaCTTTAATGTTTTTTATCTTACGCTTTTATCCTTTTGtcagtaaaaaaaatgttatgaCAAGTGTTCATCAAGTTTTCTATTTTTACAGGTGTCGGCTAGATTTTGCGAGGGCTGCAGTCAGGGATGTTGCACCCAGGGCTGTTGCCCACCGTACCAGGGCgggccacgcccccttccGCCTTCCTCGGACTCGCACGTTCTCAATCTGTTCTTCGCCACCCACTGGTTCTTCTGGTAAGTAATACAGGTCTCAGGAGAAGATAAATCCGTTTTTCACTAATAGACTTACTAATTACTAAGCAGTAATTAGGACTAAGTTTATAACTGTTTTTTGGTAAACCTCTTTAAGTTGGGGGTTTTTAAGGACAGACCTAACTAGTTCTATCAAATTTTCCCAGATTTCGATTATTTTAATTGCAGTAAGagtgatttatttatttactgcgatggTTTGTGTGTGTGTCAGGGTCATGGTTgcatttgtttttctttttggggatTCCCCGGAGGTCGACTGCAAGGCCGTTCAATGGGGGGCGTTTGGTGGGGGTAGGGGGTGGCTAGGGCGGATAGGGTGGCTTGGTCGGACTTCCAGCTGATTGGCATTGTGTGCCATGCgagatattattattattggcAGCAAAGGTGGCGCCCAGTGCCGGGGTTGCGTCAAGTCAAAAGTCGAGTCAAGTCGAGAGGCTTATGCAAGCTGTACCCGTACCCGTATATGTAGGCACCTCCCTTGGGGGCCGTGGAAATGGCAATGCCAACTAATGAGACACAAACGGAGACCCTCCCGCCACCCTGCTCATATAATCCCATCTCTCGGCCACCGAAAAGGCAAACAAATTTCAGTCGGAATTCGATTACGGGCACAGCAGGACACGGTTCCACATCCGCATCCACACATCCGGTTCCGGCCAAATGGGCTTCTTCATTCAGTCGCGCCAGCTGCAAACCGAG harbors:
- the LOC108013689 gene encoding ribonuclease H2 subunit B — encoded protein: MSKKATRGSKPKPDPDAERSAKKTTAAALKKVLFVSEELLPKDGDDGRLRLERFFHPGQGKEALFVTHPDGQMMELLEYAEPRRSWLVNSEVCSNGRIYMTTPVDPTLLALHHLRKHCAQRAMSLDNIAVEEASTSRLLNEILDPESLKCVSDVKSSGDQRFYKYNQERTLAWLALKTRQVASMLKEKQIHCGHSAQSQNFVRSEKLASESVTNEMDYTRMACDIVGRYLDADLHGLLTAYLQIPSEIQAIVEEKAAAQKRKSKAGKDEGTDSKKIKLNDSDAAAKLKSSGLVDSEADPNVSITSPTPTPLKERSLTAKEKALAKGAKGTKSIASFFKVK